CAAGGAATATTCTACCAACGCAGTATATCTTATTACTAAAAAAGGAGTCGTTTTATTTGATGTTCCATGGCAGAAAACACAGTACCAAAGCCTGATAGATACAATACAAAAGCGCCATAATCTTCCTGTTATTGCTGTATTTGCCACCCATTCCCATGAGGACAGAGCAGGAGATCTCAGTTTTTATAATAACAAGGGCATCAAGACCTATGCAACGGAAAAAACCAACGAAATCTTAAAGAAGAACGGAAAAGCAACCTCTACTGAAATTATAAAAACAGGAAAACCCTATCGCATTGGAGGAGAAGAGTTTATCGTTGATTTTCTTGGAGAGGGACACACCGCAGATAATGTAGTGGTATGGTTCCCCAAATACCATATATTAGATGGAGGATGTCTGGTAAAAAGCAGAATGGCAGCAGATTTAGGATATACCGGAGAAGCTAATGTAAAGGCGTGGCCTCAGACAATGGCAAAATTAAAATCCAGGTATGCCGGAGCAACGATGGTTATTCCAGGACATGATGAATGGAAAGGTGGAGGTCATGTAGAACATACAATAGATCTCCTGAATAAAAAATAGCAAAAGCCCAGGCAACTTGCCTGGGCTTGTTTCATCAAAAAAATCCCGTAAAACGGGATTTAAATATTTTAACATTTTAATATGGATCAATTAATCCAATACGCTCCAACCTCTTTTCGGATTAGCGTTATTAGAAACTTCCTGTTCATTAACGATGATATTTTCTTTTCTCTGACCGATATAATCAAGTTCACTTAATTTAGAGAAAATAATTTCAAGACTTCTAAGCATCTGCTGGATATAAAGCAAAGGCTCACCACAATTGTGATGATCATAATTGGTTTCAGCAACAATAGAAAGCTGATTCAATAACGTATGAGGGGCAATTTCACTCCATTCCAAACTGTAATTCAGCATTTCTTCCAGCTCGGCAGGAACCAGAACCTGGGTAGAATTATAAAGACGAAGCGCCAGCTTTGCGAAAGAATCAATTAAAAACACCGGTGGTTGCCAGGGAATCACATTTCTGAACTGAAAATACATATCCCCGAACGTATTGATCATGGCATTACACAAAAACTTAACGTTTTGTGCCAGTGCCGTATTCTGATTTTTATGAGAAGCTTTCTGAATGATCTTGAACGCATACTGCTGTAGATTTCCAATAGATTTAGCAAAACTGCCATAGTAATCAATAAGAACAGGATGGCTCTGAATAGAAGTACATGGCGGAATAAAATTAGAATTAACCTGGGCAATATTACCTTTAAGATCAACCTTTCCCACGATCAGATAATTTCCTCCTGAATAGCTGCTGTTGAGCGACGTTACAGGAAGAAGTTCAATATGGTAATTCGGCTGGGCATTTGGGTGTCTTGGAGGGATCTCTTCAGGATCGATATCTCCAAAAGGTACTTTATCAAACGGATTTACTGAAATCAGAATGTAATATTCTCCATCAGCCTGTTCTTCATTCATGGACTTCGCCAATGATTTTACGCTTACCCTTCTGTCCGACAGCTCCATTCTGTATCCGGCCAGTGTTACAGCACTGCAACGTTTGATAACCAGCTGTACATCATTCGTCGCGGTATTGTGAACATCAAAAATGGTTTTATCTGTAAATTCATTTGAGATAGGAAGAAGCCCGTAATTATAAGGAGTGATTCCCAATGAATTGGAATCCCTGATGGTATCAATTAAAAAATTATCCTGATCATTCAGGTGTCTCTGGGAAACTTTCATCCCGTCAACCCAATTGATTGCAAAATGTTTAATAGGCTGTATCATATTAAATACTTTTAAATTTTGTGTGGTTATGATTTTCTTGTTATTCCTTCTTCTTCATGCTGAATAACCCTCTTACAAATTACGACCTCATTTTCAGAAATCCCGTTTGTATTAATATCCTGGTTAAAATCAATATATTTTCTAAAGCTGAAAAATGATTTTTTAGTATAAAAGATCCAGTAATAAGATTCTCTGTCTGCATCCGTAAGGTGAATGATCGATTTAGGATTTTTGTGATTGTAGTCATCCACTACCCTATAAAACCAGTCTCCAAATGTTACTCCGGTTGGCAAAGTCTTAGCCTTAATTCTGAACCTGTTGGAATCTTCTAAGTTTTTACTCAATTCCACATTCAATACCATAAGTCTATCAAAATCCGCGCCTTCAAAATCCGGAAGCCTCTGCTCTGGAGAATAACGCCATGTTTTATAAATATCCACCGGAATACTGATAAACTGAACATAGCAATAATGAAACACCATCGGAACAAGAAATATGATAACACTCGTTGCAGACATGACCGCATTACCGGTTCCCACACTCATCCATTTGAACAGCAATACAAAAAGATATCCTCCGAAAGCAATACACGTTAATGAAAGTATAGACTCAAATAAAATGCTCATCGGCAATGAGTCAATGTGTTTTTTGAAATATTTATCCAATAGATTGACATGGATAATTCCAAAAATTAGGTAAATGATTTGTGCTATAAGATACCAATACGGGTTAAATAGATTTCCGGCAAACCCAAAAAAGCCAGGCAAAGCCAAACATAAACTGCATAGCAGTACATAAATAATAATGACCTTAATTTTAATTGCAGGTTTATTTCTTCTGATTACACCGAGTATAACCATCATGATTACTGCTATTAAAGGCATTAAAATATATCTTAAAAAGATTCCCTTTACTGAAGAAATTTCCATTGGTTGTTTTTCAAATTTATAATGTATTGGTGCTTGTAAATATAGCTAAATTATTTTACAGAAATGTAGAGTATCCAAGGCGGTTTGCATTTCTTTCATCATCTTCCAGCTTAAATGAATATTCCTGTTTTTCGGTGATAAAATTTTCCACTACATCTACCGTTACAGGGAGAAAATAATCGTATAACGCCTGGAGAACTTTTCTGAATGGATTTCCGGGAATATACATTTTCATTTTTTCATACGGAATGGGTCCTATATTTACAACCCAGTTACGTTGTCCGTCCATATGCCTGCCACTGGGAATATAAGTAACTCCCAGTCGGGAATTCCCTAAAAGCATAGAGTCGTCATTTTCCTCTATATCCTCGATAACATTAGGAGTGAAGGTAACTTCTACCGGCACCTGAAGGAAGGCGGTCAGGCATCTTTCAAACCACCTTTTATCTCCACGGATGTTATGGAAAAAAGGTAAAATATGCATAAAGATATAGGCATTCTTTGTATCCAGATGTCTTACAATAGGCCACAGCTCACTGATCGTTTCAAGCAGTGTATCGGTATCGCTTGATACATCAAAGTCAAACTCCTTAGACAGAGCACTGATTTCGGTAAAAAAGATTTCTAATTCAAATGGACGAAAAAATTTGCGCGCGTCTTCCTCAATCCTTTTTTGTTTGCGGATCTCCTTAACAACGCTTTCTACATTCTTTCTTGAGGTGCTTAATGAAGGAGGATGAAACAAACCTTCCGGAAGATAGTCGTATATCCCTTCCCTGTAAGTTTCTATCGTAAATACTTCTTCATCAAATCCCAGATAATTACTTGAAATACTTTTGATATCTTTAAGATAAGCCCTGTCATTGATGCCGATACGGTCAATGAAAATATTGCTTACACTCCTGTGATATTTCAAAAGATTGACGGCTACAGACTCTGCTTTAAAATCTGTCTGCAGCTTATTGTAATGCATATCTACAATATTATTCTCATACATAGTGTTTCCTGTGATTATGGCCTGTAAAGATAATATATCTCATCGCAATGAAAAAAAAATATTATTCAATTTTTATATTTCTACGACAATACTATCGATAACAGCAGTAAAAATATAAAAATTTTGTATAATCAAAGCGGGTTCCGGATAAAAAATATAAAATAAAAGAATACGTAGCTACCTGTTAATTGGAACATGGTTTAATCCATGAATATGATTAAATTTTATTAACCTTATTATAATAATAAGAAATTCACTTTTTTACGCCTTATTACCAAAAGCTAAGTTATCTTTGCAGATTGAAAATGTTATTTACAATGAAAAGTATTTATTCTAAAATTTTAATTTTAGCATTCATTTCCTCTTCTCTTTATTCATTTGCGTGGGGATTAACGGGACACAGAATTATTGCAGAAATCGCAGAGAATCATCTTTCCGGAAAGGCAAGAAGAGAAATCAGAAAAATTATGGGCAAGGAACGCCTGGCCTATTGGGCTAACTGGCCGGACTTTATTAAATCGGATACAACAGGGGTATGGAAGCAGGCTTCAGCATGGCATTATGTAAATATTGATCCGCAGACTGATTTTAAAACCTTTGAGCAAAATTTAAAAGCACAGGCGGGACCAAGCCTTTATTCTCAGGTAAATACGTTATCTGCACAGGTAAAAGATGAAAAAACCCCTGAGAAAGACAGAAAAATTGCATTGATTTTCCTGATCCATATTATGGGAGATTTAGCACAGCCTTTACACGTAGGAAGAGCGGAAGATCTGGGAGGCAACAAGATTAATGTTACTTATTTCGGAGAAAAAACCAACCTGCACTCTGTCTGGGACGGAAAATTGGTTGATTCCCAAAAATACAGCTACACGGAATATTCAAGATTACTGGATATCAAATCAAAAGATGAAGTGAAGCAAATTCAGTACGGGACATTAGAAGACTGGTTGTACGATTCGCATAAAATTGCCAATAAAATATATGCGCAAACACCGGATGGATCCAAATTATCATTTGACTACCAGTATAAGTTTAACGATACTCTGGAAAGACAACTTCTTTACGGAGGTTTAAGACTGGCCAAATTGTTGAACGACCTGTTTTAATAGGATTGATCGTGATGGAACTCAGGGTGGTATGTTGAGTTATATTTTTGTTCAACATCTAACCCCTAAAGTGTGATTCTAAAAATTTCAACGATTAAAAAGATAGGGCGAAACTTCGGTTTCGCCTTTTTGTTTGCGCAAAATTCAGTTTACGTTTAAAAAAAATTAAAACTGGTGTAACCTTTTGACCTCTTCAAGCGTATAATATATAGTAACTCTAGTTTGAGGATAAAATAAATGAGACAGTTAAAAATTACTAAGCAGGTAACCAACAGGGAAACTGCTTCATTAGACAAGTATTTGCAGGAAATTGGTAAGGTAGAATTGATTACTGCAGACGAAGAAGTAGATTTGGCACAAAAAATACGTGCAGGTGACAGAGCCGCACTGGAGAAATTAATCAAAGCCAACCTTCGTTTCGTAGTTTCTGTATCTAAACAATACCAAAACCAGGGACTTTCTTTACCCGATTTGATCAATGAAGGTAATTTAGGATTAATGAAAGCTGCAAAAAGATATGATGAGACCAGAGGTTTCAAATTTATCTCTTACGCAGTTTGGTGGATTCGTCAATCAATTTTACAGGCTTTGGCAGAACAGTCAAGGATTGTAAGATTGCCACTAAACAAGATTGGCTCAATTAACAAAATCAATAAAGCATACGCTCACCTTGAACAGGAAAATGAAAGACCACCTTCTCCGGAAGAATTGGCTGAAGTTCTTGATATGAGCGAAGAGGATATTAAAGAATCTATGAAAAACTCCGGTAGACACCTGTCTATGGATGCACCTTTAGTAGAAGGTGAAGATTCTAATCTTTACGATGTATTGCGTTCCGGAGAATCTCCAAGCCCGGATAAAGATTTAATGCTTGAATCTCTTCAAATTGAAATTGAAAGAGCATTGAACACTTTAACTCCAAGAGAAGCGGATCTTGTAAGATTATACTTCGGATTAAACGGAAAACATCCAATGACTTTAGAAGAAATTGGTGAGACTTTTGACCTGACGAGAGAAAGAGTTCGTCAGATCAAAGAAAAGGCGATCAAGAGACTAAAACATAATACAAGAAGTAAGATTTTAAAATCTTACCTGGGTAAATAATTTAGCCTAAACAATTAGCAGCGGAGTTTGATTTTCAGACTCCGCTTTTTTTATCTTTGTATTTATGATCGAGATTTTTTTTACTCTCAATCAAAAGCCGGCGAAAGCCACAGGATAAAAGGCTACTTCAACTGCGGAATTTTAAATCCGGACTTTAAAATTTTCATAAATTTTAAAAATAAAGGAATTGATATCAATTCCATTTTAATTCAATGTTTGTAACAATACAAAATATATATTCAACTAATCAAATTAAATAATCAGATCTTCAGAAAAAATTCTGTAGTCAGCAAATATCAACTGAAAAAAACAACACATGAAAAAAATACTTTACATCATATCCCTGGTTGCCTTACTAATCTCCTGCAAAGAAAATAATTCGGAGAATGCACCTATTGCAGATAATTTAGTGGATCATGCAGAATCTTCTGTTTCGGGATCTTTTAAAAGTGGTCGGGGTGGTGATATGATCGACCAGATTTACTCTGAATTGATTAAGAATGACAACAATCTGAAAGTACTGGATGATAAAATAAGCGATGCCAACAGGGAAGCCATTCAAGTTATTTTTAAGTATAAAGAAATCCTTGACAAATCTGAATCATACTACCATGATGCTCAGTACCATACTGATGCAATAAGCGATTCCATTCTGAAAAACGAACTAACCAAATCTATCAAAGCAAGCTCTGATCAATATTCTTTAAAAGTCAAAAACATAAAGGATCTTATTAATCAGATTGATATCAATGAAAAGAAAATGAATGATCTTTACACCGCTTTTAAGATCAGAAAGACACTTCCTGAAATTGAAAAATACCAGCAGGCTCATCCTCTGAAAACAGACCAACTGAACATATTCATTAATAAGCAAAATACGCTATTAAAGGAGCTGAAAAACCTTAAATAATTCAGAATACAATAAAAATCCAAATGATGCAATATACCACTCAATGGCTTACTGATAAAAGCCGGATTAAAGAACTTGTTGACTTTTTTATCACCCATAAAACAAAGTCATACATTTCACATGGAGAAATAATTTCAGGAAGAGCAGAAAGTTCGGAAGAATGGAGTGCTGATCTTGAATCCATTCTAACAGAGCAGTTTAACAGTGATTTTAATGCTGGAAGTCCTTCTGCATCAACGGTCAGGATTTTAATTGCAGAAAACGCTGAAAAAGAAATCATTGGGATGCTGGTTTTTAATGTGATTTACAGTGGTTTTAAAAATTATGCAGTGCTAGAAGACATGCTCTTAGATCAGTCTTACCGCGGGCAATCTATCGGAAGTACCCTCCTTGAAAGTGCGATCGAAGAATCCGGGAAGTGGAATATCAGTTTTCTCCTTTTGGAAAGTGGCATTGATAATAAAGGAGCTCATCATTTTTTTGAAAAATATGGTTTTAGAAAAGTTTCCGAAAATTATATTTTAACCCTGTAAGCAGATAATCAAGCTGATATGAATTCAATTTCAATTATCGGAGCCGGAATCGGAGGTCTTACCCTTGGCAATATCCTTAAACAACATCAGCTGGATGTTATATTATATGAATCAGCTCCTGAAATTAAGCCAGTGGGATCAGGAATTATGATGGCCATGAATGCAATGAAGGTATTTGAACAACTAAATCTAAAAGAAAAAGTTGAAAATGCAGGGAATAAAATTCATGGGATCTCTATTACTGACGGTTCATTTCGATCTATTTCAAGAACACATAGTTCAGATCTTGAAAGAAAGTTGAATGTCTCCAATGTAGCCATTCATAGAGCGGAGCTGCAAAAAATCCTTGCTGAAAACATAGGTTTCGAAAACATTCAGCTAAGTCATAATCTACAAAGTATAGAAAAAAATGATAATTATACGTTACACTTTGAAAACAGAACAGCCGTAGAAAGCAACGTTGTTTTTGGAGCGGATGGAATAAAATCCAAAGTTCGGAATCAGATCTTAAAAACAGGAACCATCAGTAATACAGGACAAAAGTGCTGGCGGGGCCTCGTTAACTACGATCTCCCGGAAGAGTACCATCATGAAGCTCTGGAAATGTGGGGAAAAGGTAAACGTTTCGGTTTTGTAAAGATGTCAGCTACAAAAGTATATTGGTATGCCGTAATAAGTGATAAAAGCTTTAAACCGGATATTGATCTCTGCTCTGTTTTCAGTGATTTCAATCCATTGGTAACAAAAATCCTACAAGCAACTTCTCCCGGGGATATCATTTTAAATGATATTACAGACCTCTCTCCCATACCTGAATGGTATTCTGACAATTTATGCCTAATAGGTGATGCCGCGCACGCAACAACTCCTAATATGGGCCAGGGTGCATGCCAGGCTATAGAAGATGCTTATATCATCGGAAAATTGCTTGTAGAGAATAAAGATTTTAACCAGGTCTTCGAAAATTTTCAAAAAATAAGGAGAAAAAAAGTAGACTATGTTGTCAATACCAGCCGGATGATTGGAAAAATATCTCTGTGGAAATATGGCACAGGATTCAGGAACTTTTTAATGAGGCAAATCCCTGAAAGTACCAATAAAAAACTGATTGAAAAACTGGTATATCTGGAGCTATAACCATTATAGAGTCAGCAATCTTCTTCCGTTAAGTCAGTAAATAGAATAAAAAAATTGTATAGTTTTAATTAAATTACGCTTTAAATAAAACTATACAATCAATTATATTAAAGACAGTTAAGGTTTTTATTTAATTTCTGACTTTATACTCCCACATGAAAGCATTTTACTTCCGTAGTAAGGATTTACAACCTGCTTTTCATTACTTAGCCAGCTTCCGTCAGCCATAGGACAATACATTACAAAAACAGGTTTTCCGGATAGATTGAACTGCTTTGTCAGCGCCATCATATCTTTTGAAAGATTCAGAAAGGCCTCTCTTTGGGTATCTATACTTTTGGTTCCGGAAATAGTACCGGCATTCTTTTTCAGAGCAGACAAATGAGTCGATGAAATAACTTTAGGATCTATTGCAGCAGCTGTCTTAACGAATTCTGCGGCTGCTTTTGATGTTTTATCAGCATCGTCTGTTGTTAAAGCTGTTTTAATAGAAATATAATCCTGATATAATTTTGAAACCTGAGGATTGGATTGCGATTGTGCAGATATAGACAGTACTGAGAATATAGAAAGTACTGCTGTAATGATATACTTTTTCATTGTTTTAAATTTAGAATTGAAAATTTTAATATTAATAAGGTCCTGGAATATCACAGATGGTGATAATCATCTTGTTCATCAAATAAAAACCATTGGACGAAAGATTAAATTTTAAATTCTGAAATTACAATGTTCAATAAAAATAGGAACTGATCTCCTATCAGGTGGTGGATTGACAGTGGTTCGCGAAAATTTTTCAGCTGAAAAAGATCGGTCTGCATAAAAAGTTTCGTCACTTTGAAGCCTTGGAATCGCTTTCAGTAATTTGATTTTCAGAAAATCTGACTTTTGCGAATCATCAACTTTTAAAACCTTAATTTCTGTCTTGCAGCAGTCCTTTTTGGACTTAACACCACATTTAGAGCATATGTCATCGGTTTTCCGGCTTACAGAAACCAGCTCTTCCATACAATAATGCACCCTAAAAACAGCTCCGGAAGAAAATCCGAAGTAGAAAATAGAAAACACTATGGCCAGAATCTTTTTCATATGTTGAAGCAAAGGTAAAAATATCTTTGATTTTGTTGTTATAAAATTATGTAACGTTGTTATAAAATTCGGGAAATAAAAAGCTTCTGAAATCTTCAGAAGCTTTTTTATATTTTATCTACTTCAGATTAACCGTTTTTAATGATCAGACGGTCATCTCAGTGAAAATCTTATTTAAGCTTAAATTCAAGTTTTACATTGAAAAATCTTCCGGTCAGACGCACCGGTACCGGATACATCAGATTGGTATTCGCATCGGTAATCCATTGATTGGCTACCGTATTCCTGATGTTAAATGCATTGAATACCTGTACTCCTAAAGTAAGCTCCTCAAAATTGCCCCAGAAACCATATGTCTGTTTTTTATCTTTTGAATCAATGAATACTTTGGATAGTCCTATATCCACTCTTTTATAAGACGGTAAGGTACTCTGATATCTATACGGGGCATTCACGTCCGGTGCACCATTCTGATCCAATATGATCGGCGATCCTGTCGGTAATCCCATTGCATAGGTTAAAGTAAGATTCACTCTCATTGAAGGAAATTGAGGCATATAATCCTGATAGAACATCGCAAATCTTAACCTCTGATCAGTAGGTCGGGGAATATTCCCTCTCCCATCGATATTTTCATACACCCTCGCATAACTTGCAGACAGCCATGAATCAATTCCGGGAACAAATTCTCCGAATAACCTGGCATCAAGTCCATAGGCATATCCGGAAGCATTATTTTTCCCTGAATAACGGATCCTTACATTATCCATGTAGTATGGAATAAGATCATCCATCTTTTTATAATAAGCTTCTGTAGTCAATTTAAACGGACGATCATACATCTGGAACTCATAATCATTTGCCAGAATCAGCTGTATGGAACGCTGGGATTTGATGGTGTTATTGAAATTCCCGTCCAGGTCCTTAATCTCTTTGTAAAAAGGTGCCTGATAGTATATCCCGCCCGAAAGCCTGAATAACATATCCGTATCCCAGTCAGGTTTTACAGCAAACTGAACGCGGGGCGAGAAAATGGTTTCATTATTAAAGCTCCAATGGGCAACCCTTGCTCCGGCGTTGATGAAAACCTTATTGGTTCCCCAATAAAATTTCTGGGAATACTGTGCATAGGCTGATAATCGTGTTGGCTCAATAGCATTCTGCCCTGCTATTCTGTATAATAATTTAAGATCTCCCGGTGTTCCGAATCTTGGATCATCTATAGGCCTTGGAATACTATAGCCGGCAGAGTCAATTAATTTCCATTCATTGGTAAGATCCTTGAGGTTTTCTTTTTCATATTTAAATCCTACTTCGATATCAGTATTCACATTCGGAGAAAAACGTCCTCTGAACTGGGCTCCGTAGGTTCTTACGAAAAGATCATTCCTTGCATGGTCTATCTGTCCTCCAGTATCATAGGTCGTTATAGGTGCTCCGGTGATCGGATCAAATGTTTGTAATATATATTGGGATTGAATAGAATAATATTCTCGCTCCCTGTTTTGATAGGCAAAAGCATCTAATGTAAACCTCCACTTTTCCGATGGTTTGAAATTCATCGAAAGTGTTCCCATCATGTTTTTATACTGGTCATTTTCTTTTCCGGCATAAAAAACAGTAAGATTAAGAGGTCTTTGAAGCGTTCCGAAATCCACACTCCTTTCTTTAGGAATCATTTCATAATCATTCTTGGAATAATATCCTACAAATGAAAGGCTAAGCTTAGGATTGAAATGATAATTGATATACGATTGAAAATCCCAATAGGTAGGATTAAAATTGGTATCTTCTTTCAAGGTATTCAGAACCAGATTGGTATTTCTGTACCGGCCGGAAAATAAAGCAGTCAGCTTTTTATTTTTTGAAGCCAAACCGGTCGTTAGTCTGCCTCCGATCAAACTTGCTTCCCCGGAAAGTTCAAATTTCTCAGGTTCCCGGTAATAAATATTCAGCGCAGAGGACATCTTATCTCCATATCGGGGTTCAAAACCTCCTGCAGAAAAATTAACTGTTGAAACCATATCGGGATTGATGATACTTAACCCTTCCTGTTGAGAGTTTCTGATCAAAAAAGGCCTGTAGATTTCAATATCATTAATATAGATAAGGTTTTCATCATAGTTTCCACCACGAACCATATATTGTGAAGAAAGCTCTGTATTGGAGTTTACGGAAGGTAAGGTTTTCAGAATTCCTTCTATTCCTCCCGAAATACTTGCAACATTCTTAGCATCTTTGGCTGAGATTTTTACAGTACTGAGATCACTGGTTTTACCAACGACTTTTTTCTGGAACACAACTTCCTCAATATCTCTGTATTTTGCAGTATCCTTCTTTTTTGTCTGAGAGAACACTAACATGGGAACCATAAGGCTCAGCGGTAAAACTAGTTTTTTCAAAAGAAATGTTTTAAGAATTTCTAAAATTAAGTATTTTTTAACAATTACAAAATCGATTCTCTAATTCTTGTTAATTTTTGTAACAAATCTTCTAATAAATCCAGCCTTAACATATTAGCTCCATCAGATAATGCCGTTTCCGGTGTAGGATGTGTTTCTATGAAAAGTCCATCCGCTCCTACTGCAATTCCAGCTTTTGCAATTGTTTCAATCAGGTCTGGTCTTCCTCCAGTAACTCCTGAATTCTGATTAGGCTGTTGTAAAGAATGGGTAACATCCAGAATAACAGGGGCATATTGCCTCATAGTAGGAATCCCTCTGTAGTCAACGATAAGGTCTGTATATCCGAAAGAATTCCCTCTTTCAATAATTGCTACTTTCTGATTATCGGAATCTGTTATTTTCTGAACAGCGAACTTCATGGATTCCGGAGACAGGAACTGTCCTTTTTTCAGGGTCACACATTTTCCGGTTTTCGCTGCTGCCACCAAAAGATCCGTCTGACGGACTAAAAATGCGGGAATCTGTAAAACATCTACATACTGGGCAGCCAAAGCTGCATGCTCATTTTCATGAATATCTGTTGTTGTAGGAATATTAAAAGTTTCCCCAACTTTTTTTAGAATTTCAAGAGACTTTTCTTCCCCGATCGTAGTAAAGGAATCTACTCTACTTCTGTTGGCTTTCTTGAAGCTTCCTTTAAAAATATATGGTATATTATATTTGTTGGTAATTTCTATTACTTTTTCAGCAATCCTCAATGCCATGTCTTCGCCTTCGATGATACAAGGTCCTGCTGTAAGAAAAAAGTTTTTTGAATCTTTGTGATGGATATTATCTAAATACTGGATCATTTTATTATAATTAAAAAGTTCAGTAAAAATACTTATAATGTTTCAGAATCCGAAATTATTTAAAGCCTTAATATTACTGGAATTCCAAGGTCTTTTTCCAAAACATTAATAATATTAAGACTCCATCTTCTTAAGAATTTTCTCAAAAGTATTAATATTTCTACTGGTAAACTGGTCTTTCATACTTTTCTTTCCCAGAATTTTCCCGAAGCTGGAGTCTAATGTATTCCCCTTAGGAACCTGCCAGTAAAAAATATCATTGATAATCTCACCCTTCTCATTTTCAGCTTTGGAAGACAATTCAAATTCTTTCATTAAAATACCTTCTACACCTTCATTTCCTATAAAAGTATAGCTATGAAAATCTTCGTTTTTTTCAAAGGGATTTCCGTTCCAGAAGTTTTCAATTTCAGCACCAGACCTGATAAAAAGAAAAGCATCATAAGAAAAATGTTCAGACATTGCTGCTTCCAGAATTTTTTTAAGATCTGCCACATTCTTATCGGAAGAAAAAACAATATTTCCGGAAGCCAGAATAGAGCTTACGTTTTTCATTCCGGCTTTTACAAAGACTTTACAAACATCGGCCATTTTCATGTTCGTTCCTTTTACATTCACACCTCGAAGAAAAGCACAGTATTTCATAGTTTTAGTTTTTTAAGGTTTGATTATTACAGGTTGGTCAAAGTTGAGAGCAACTACCTATCACTTTATCCTAACGTACAAATTATAATCCGTCCCGGAAGGTTTAAGACGATAAATCTTTTCCAGAATTGTATTCTCACTTTTTAGATGGTCTTTGATCCTGAATTCTTCCAATAATCTGTAGTGAGTTTTATAATATTCCGCATCTTTTCCTTTAAACAAGTCATTATAAGAAAGCAGATATTTGGGTTTTCTGTTTTTAACGGTGTTGATCCAGTAATTGGCTTTATCTTTCTTGATTTCGGTCTGAATCTGTTTATCCACCAAACCAACTTCATC
The sequence above is drawn from the Chryseobacterium daecheongense genome and encodes:
- a CDS encoding DUF3347 domain-containing protein, giving the protein MKKYIITAVLSIFSVLSISAQSQSNPQVSKLYQDYISIKTALTTDDADKTSKAAAEFVKTAAAIDPKVISSTHLSALKKNAGTISGTKSIDTQREAFLNLSKDMMALTKQFNLSGKPVFVMYCPMADGSWLSNEKQVVNPYYGSKMLSCGSIKSEIK
- a CDS encoding DUF1697 domain-containing protein, with product MKYCAFLRGVNVKGTNMKMADVCKVFVKAGMKNVSSILASGNIVFSSDKNVADLKKILEAAMSEHFSYDAFLFIRSGAEIENFWNGNPFEKNEDFHSYTFIGNEGVEGILMKEFELSSKAENEKGEIINDIFYWQVPKGNTLDSSFGKILGKKSMKDQFTSRNINTFEKILKKMES
- the kdsA gene encoding 3-deoxy-8-phosphooctulonate synthase; the encoded protein is MIQYLDNIHHKDSKNFFLTAGPCIIEGEDMALRIAEKVIEITNKYNIPYIFKGSFKKANRSRVDSFTTIGEEKSLEILKKVGETFNIPTTTDIHENEHAALAAQYVDVLQIPAFLVRQTDLLVAAAKTGKCVTLKKGQFLSPESMKFAVQKITDSDNQKVAIIERGNSFGYTDLIVDYRGIPTMRQYAPVILDVTHSLQQPNQNSGVTGGRPDLIETIAKAGIAVGADGLFIETHPTPETALSDGANMLRLDLLEDLLQKLTRIRESIL
- a CDS encoding FAD-dependent monooxygenase — encoded protein: MNSISIIGAGIGGLTLGNILKQHQLDVILYESAPEIKPVGSGIMMAMNAMKVFEQLNLKEKVENAGNKIHGISITDGSFRSISRTHSSDLERKLNVSNVAIHRAELQKILAENIGFENIQLSHNLQSIEKNDNYTLHFENRTAVESNVVFGADGIKSKVRNQILKTGTISNTGQKCWRGLVNYDLPEEYHHEALEMWGKGKRFGFVKMSATKVYWYAVISDKSFKPDIDLCSVFSDFNPLVTKILQATSPGDIILNDITDLSPIPEWYSDNLCLIGDAAHATTPNMGQGACQAIEDAYIIGKLLVENKDFNQVFENFQKIRRKKVDYVVNTSRMIGKISLWKYGTGFRNFLMRQIPESTNKKLIEKLVYLEL
- a CDS encoding TonB-dependent receptor plug domain-containing protein, with protein sequence MKKLVLPLSLMVPMLVFSQTKKKDTAKYRDIEEVVFQKKVVGKTSDLSTVKISAKDAKNVASISGGIEGILKTLPSVNSNTELSSQYMVRGGNYDENLIYINDIEIYRPFLIRNSQQEGLSIINPDMVSTVNFSAGGFEPRYGDKMSSALNIYYREPEKFELSGEASLIGGRLTTGLASKNKKLTALFSGRYRNTNLVLNTLKEDTNFNPTYWDFQSYINYHFNPKLSLSFVGYYSKNDYEMIPKERSVDFGTLQRPLNLTVFYAGKENDQYKNMMGTLSMNFKPSEKWRFTLDAFAYQNREREYYSIQSQYILQTFDPITGAPITTYDTGGQIDHARNDLFVRTYGAQFRGRFSPNVNTDIEVGFKYEKENLKDLTNEWKLIDSAGYSIPRPIDDPRFGTPGDLKLLYRIAGQNAIEPTRLSAYAQYSQKFYWGTNKVFINAGARVAHWSFNNETIFSPRVQFAVKPDWDTDMLFRLSGGIYYQAPFYKEIKDLDGNFNNTIKSQRSIQLILANDYEFQMYDRPFKLTTEAYYKKMDDLIPYYMDNVRIRYSGKNNASGYAYGLDARLFGEFVPGIDSWLSASYARVYENIDGRGNIPRPTDQRLRFAMFYQDYMPQFPSMRVNLTLTYAMGLPTGSPIILDQNGAPDVNAPYRYQSTLPSYKRVDIGLSKVFIDSKDKKQTYGFWGNFEELTLGVQVFNAFNIRNTVANQWITDANTNLMYPVPVRLTGRFFNVKLEFKLK